The genomic interval GattaaaggcttttctttttttcttttttttttttttttccccctcccccttacACTGTAgggttatttgatttttttaaaacaaaaccaccttctGTTCTAAATTACCTGTGCCTCTCAAGAACTGGTTTGTAAAAGAAATCTCTTTGTTTCTGCAGGTGGTACAAGCTTCGTTCCAAaccagggaaaaaggaaaaggagagaggtgAGATTGAAGTGGATATCCAGTTTATGAGGAGCAACATGACAGCCAGTATGTTTGATCTGTCCATGAAAGACAAGTCTCGCTCTCCCTTTGGCAAGCTCAAAGACAAGCtcaaggggaagaggagcagcgGCCTTTCTGACACGGCATCGGCAATCATTCCCAGCACGACTCACTCCCCCGTTGACAGTGAAGATGAGTCcgtagagaaggaaaagaagaaatcaaagttCAAAACCCTGTTTTCCAAACCTGGCCTGCAGAAGACCTCCCTCTCCCAGTCCATGTCAGTCCTTCCGACACAGCAGCCCGTCACCGAGAGGGTTCGGCTTCGGCCCAGCGACTTCCAGTCGCAATGGGATGATGAGGAGTCTGAGAGCTCTCCAACCTCAGAAAGTGAGTATTGGCTCTCACTGCACTGATGAAGCACAAAGGCTTTCTCAAAGGTTTGCTTGCACTTTGCATGCTTTTTAGAGTACTAGTTAAATTCTTCTTACTGAATGAATCCAGAGAAAGTCACTTGTGTCCATGGTGGCGGGTATGCATGTAGGATATTAGACACTCACAGCTAAGCTTACCTTGGGATAGCATAGAAACTGTGCGCAAGGAATGTCTGCACGCGTTGGCAGTGCAGCTTCACAGTAGGTGATCTGTGGTGGTTTTAGGTCATTGAATGGCACGTGCGATCCGGTCTGCTGAGGGCTGGCAGTGGTAGGGGACCCAGAAAGTTTAGAAGTGGCTGGTATAGTCACGCTTGCAGTGTATCTGTTGCTGCAATCCATTAATGACCGTGAAGCACTGAGGTTGTCAGTAGGGAGTGTCAGAGGAAAGGATGTTCTTGCATCTGGAATTTCtccctgtttgttttttccagaagCCTTTGGAAATGCCCTGGAAGAGAAGTCCTCTCCTTCTCCTGTATTTAAATCTCGTAAAACAGCAACTTTGGACAGCAGGCAACTAAACCAAGTAACCACTAACCACACCAAGAAAGAAGGGCTCTCTTTATTCGGTGGCCTTAAATCCAAAAGCGATCCCATTTCCAAGTCTAGTCTGTGTATCAATGGCAGTCATGTTTATATGGAAGAGAGCATGAAGAAGGACAACACTCCAgcctcttccccctctcctcacAACTTCAGGAGAAAGCAGCTCTTTGCTTCAGAAGAGAACCTGTCTTCCGGATCTACTAAAGGACCTGAAGAGACGGGAAGAACATCTCCTAGTCATGCTTTCTCTGGGTCTGCATCTCTGGAGACCTTTAAATCTATGACTTTGCCGTCATACAAATTGCTTAGCAGTGAAGAATACCTGGAAACCAGTGTTCCTCCGAGTGTCGAGGTTATTAAAGAGACCAAAAAACCAGACCACAAAAAGTCTGCCTTGCTGTCTCTGgtcactgggaagaaggaagcagTGAAGACCAGTGATGCTGAGAATGTTCCCGACAGGACCCTGCAGGATGAAGAAAACAAAGTTCCAGAAGAGAAGAGTGAACAAGAGGCTAAACGCGTTGAACTTTCAGCAAATTTAAGCAGAGGGAATCCTTCAGAAGACAGTCACCGCGCAGAAGGCGTCTTTGCAAATAAGCAGCCGCTCAACCCTTTTGAGGAAGAGCGGAAACCTGAAAAAGCTACTGCACCGGCGAAGACCAAAGCTGTCAAGCCCAGGTCAGTCACGTTTGCTTCAGAGGCTGACATAAATAGCGATGTGCAGCGGTGGTGGCCGGCTTTAATGAGGCTGCTTCCTGCCCCAGAGCAGCGCTTCTCAACTTGGCATCCTGTGTGAGGCAGAAGTGTGTTGCTGTGCAGGGTACCTGGTGGTTTTAAGCTGGCCATTGGGTGCTTTGATAACAAATAATAACTCCGAGTTCTTTCTCGGTATGAAAAAGAGATTGATACAGGGATGTTCCTTATAATTGACGCTGAAATAATGGTTCTCTGAGTGCAGGCATCTTTGCAGGTACTGTAGGGGTGACTTTTCTTGCTGGATCTCTTGCAAAAACTAACTTCTTATCTGAGCTGTGCGACTTGAATGTACGCAGGGTCTGAAATACCAGTTCTAACATCTCcacttttctcttctgtatttggCTGTGGTCTTCAAAAGTGGTAATCTTGGAGCCCTTCTGCTTTTGGCGTTGTTCACAGCAACATGAAGGACATTTGTGTGAATTTGTACACAAGGCTTTTTTGGAAATTCTGCTCCTTTAtccttcatatatatatatatgtgtatatatatatataaaatgtgtctggttttatatatatatatgggtgtGTCCTACTAATAAGGCTACGTTTTGTCTCTAActcttattttcagtgcttctcaTGTTTAAACGTCTTGCATATGAAATGTCTTACCTACTAATAAAATTGCTTGGGGTGCAAAAGATGAGATAGTGCTTAAGCAGCTACCACAGTAACATCTGCAAACTCTACAGCAGAAGTGTTCTGACATAAATTGAGTGCTTTGTAAAGACACCTTTAAGTACATAAAGCCTATCAGATAGGCTCTGAGGTCTCTTCAAAGTATAGTTCAACTCCAGTGTTAGGAGTTGATGGAGTCTGGTGCTAAAGCTTATCTGTTCCTGCCTCGTATTGCATCCGCAAGTGACATGcgagttttttgtccctttttgcAGACTGGGCGTGTCTTCAGAGGAGGAAACCAAAGCCACGCTTCCTACTCTTGCACCTGATtcccttcctgcttttctttctgtacacCATATCAGTAGTGACAATAatccttttatttctaaaatgggACAAAAAGTCCAAGTGCCAGACTCTGAAAACATTACTAGTTCTCCTGCATCTCttacttctcctcctccttttgctgCAGAGCTTTTGAATGGCAAGAACCCCTTTACTCCCGAGTGGGGCAGGGCATCCGCAGCCCTGGATCCCAAAGGCACTGCCCGTTTCCCTTCGTCCCATCATCTTGCAGCCTCTGTTCCCAAAA from Accipiter gentilis chromosome 28, bAccGen1.1, whole genome shotgun sequence carries:
- the RAB11FIP1 gene encoding rab11 family-interacting protein 1 isoform X2 — translated: MSGPGPGPAPAWVPTHVQVTVLRARGLRAKAAAGGGGSDAYTVMALGRDKFSTSVAERCQGQPLWREEATFELPPPSRPAALRLTVLHRALVGLDKFLGRAEVDLAALRADGGRRHTRWYKLRSKPGKKEKERGEIEVDIQFMRSNMTASMFDLSMKDKSRSPFGKLKDKLKGKRSSGLSDTASAIIPSTTHSPVDSEDESVEKEKKKSKFKTLFSKPGLQKTSLSQSMSVLPTQQPVTERVRLRPSDFQSQWDDEESESSPTSEKAFGNALEEKSSPSPVFKSRKTATLDSRQLNQVTTNHTKKEGLSLFGGLKSKSDPISKSSLCINGSHVYMEESMKKDNTPASSPSPHNFRRKQLFASEENLSSGSTKGPEETGRTSPSHAFSGSASLETFKSMTLPSYKLLSSEEYLETSVPPSVEVIKETKKPDHKKSALLSLVTGKKEAVKTSDAENVPDRTLQDEENKVPEEKSEQEAKRVELSANLSRGNPSEDSHRAEGVFANKQPLNPFEEERKPEKATAPAKTKAVKPRLHPVKPMNATANKSQSKNLNVISTMNEKLLEMNVKKYDPSDPAYAYAQLTHDELIQLVLKQKDTITKKDVQVRELEDYIDNLLVRVMEETPNILRVSASGNKKAGKM